Proteins found in one Triticum urartu cultivar G1812 chromosome 4, Tu2.1, whole genome shotgun sequence genomic segment:
- the LOC125551092 gene encoding CBL-interacting protein kinase 15-like translates to MQLEVMANRGKILMERYELGRLLGKGTFGKVHYARSLESNRSVAIKMLDKEKVLKVGLSEQIRREVTTMRLVAHKNIVQLHEVMATRNKIYFVMEYVKGGELFDKVAKSGKLTEGAAHKYFQQLISAVDYCHSQGVYHRDLKLENLLLDENENLKVSDFGLSALSESKRQDGLLHTTCGTPAYVAPEVISKTGYDGAKSDIWSCGVILFVLVAGYLPFHGSNLMDMYRKIEQGDFRCPSWFSHKLQKLLFKILDPNPSTRASIQKIKESTWFRKGPRGTLAVKERTPSENVTTNAPPTAGVRPRKNTHEDVKPLMVTNLNAFEIISFSTGFDLSGLFIQEECRKETRFTSDKPASAIISKLEYVAKALNLRVRKKDNGVVKMQARKEGRNGAVQLDMEIFEITPSHHLIEMKQTSGDPLEYRELLEDIRPALKDIVWAWHGDDHQQQLE, encoded by the coding sequence ATGCAACTTGAAGTCATGGCAAACAGAgggaagattctaatggagcggTACGAGCTGGGAAGATTGTTGGGGAAAGGAACATTTGGCAAGGTGCACTATGCAAGGAGCCTAGAGTCGAACCGAAGCGTCGCCATAAAGATGCTGGACAAGGAGAAGGTGCTCAAGGTTGGGCTCTCGGAGCAAATCAGGCGTGAGGTCACAACCATGCGGTTGGTGGCACACAAGAACATTGTTCAGCTTCATGAGGTCATGGCGACACGAAACAAAATATACTTTGTCATGGAGTATGTGAAAGGCGGTGAGCTCTTTGACAAGGTTGCAAAGAGTGGCAAGCTCACAGAGGGTGCTGCACATAAGTATTTCCAGCAGCTCATCAGTGCAGTGGATTACTGCCACAGCCAAGGCGTGTATCACCGGGATCTCAAGCTGGAGAACCTGCTCCTGGATGAGAATGAGAACCTTAAGGTCTCGGATTTTGGATTGAGCGCACTTTCAGAGTCAAAGAGGCAAGATGGCTTGCTGCACACCACCTGCGGAACACCCGCATATGTAGCTCCGGAGGTCATCAGCAAGACAGGTTATGATGGTGCGAAATCAGATATCTGGTCTTGTGGTGTTATCCTTTTTGTTCTTGTTGCTGGTTATCTCCCTTTCCATGGTTCCAACTTGATGGACATGTACCGGAAGATTGAGCAAGGAGATTTCAGGTGCCCCAGCTGGTTCTCACACAAACTCCAGAAGCTCTTGTTCAAGATTCTGGACCCCAATCCAAGCACCAGGGCATCTATCCAGAAGATAAAAGAGTCTACCTGGTTCCGGAAAGGTCCAAGGGGCACCCTTGCAGTGAAGGAGAGAACTCCCAGTGAGAACGTCACCACAAATGCTCCTCCTACAGCTGGTGTGAGGCCAAGGAAGAACACTCATGAAGATGTGAAGCCCCTGATGGTGACAAACTTAAATGCCTTTGAGATCATCTCCTTCTCCACGGGGTTTGACCTGTCTGGCCTATTCATCCAAGAGGAGTGCAGAAAGGAGACAAGGTTCACTTCAGACAAGCCTGCTTCAGCCATCATCTCGAAGCTGGAATATGTTGCGAAAGCGCTGAATCTCAGGGTAAGGAAGAAGGACAATGGCGTGGTGAAGATGCAAGCGAGGAAGGAGGGAAGGAATGGTGCTGTTCAGTTAGACATGGAGATCTTCGAGATCACACCTTCCCACCACCTCATTGAGATGAAACAAACAAGTGGTGATCCACTGGAGTACCGGGAGCTATTGGAGGACATCCGGCCAGCGCTGAAGGACATAGTCTGGGCCTGGCACGGAGATGACCACCAGCAGCAGCTAGAGTAG